Below is a genomic region from [Chlorobium] sp. 445.
GGTTTAGTGTGTAGGTCTCGCCATTTTTGGCTTTGTAGTGCATTTGAATTGCGTGGCTCTTAATCGTAATCCCACGCTCTCGTTCCAAATCCATATCATCGAGCACTTGGTCCATCATCTCGCGTTTTGAGATCGTGCCCGTTACCTCAAGGAGTCTATCAGCCAGCGTAGATTTACCGTGGTCAATATGGGCGATGATGCAGAAGTTGCGAATTTTATCCTGCGATAGTTCTGTTTTCGCAAGATATGCAAGCGATTGAACCGCGCTCATTTTCGAAGTTGCAAATGCTGTGAAAATTGTTTGGCCTCTAAATAACTTTTAATATAACGAAATCCGTTTCAATTTTTAGGTTTCACTTTTGCTTTGCACCCATGCGGCATCTTGCCGTGCGTTTTTCTGACACGCTTGCTCGTATGTTGCTATAACGCATCTTTGATTTCTTTAACTCTTTAACATTGAACGCTACTCTCGTACAATGAAACACTTTCGTTGGACACTCCTTGAAGCCGATCAAGAAAAAGTTTCGGCACTTATGCGTGCAATTAATGTCAGTGAGCCAATTGCCAGAGCCTTGTGCCATCGTGGCATTTTCACTTATGAGCAGGCACACAAGTTTTTTTGTCCTTCGCTCGAGCATCTTCATTCTCCTTTTGAAATGGTAGAAATGCAAAAAGCTGCACAACGGCTCTCTGATGCGCTGGATCGTGCTGAAAAAATTATGATTTATGGCGACTACGATGTGGATGGCACCACAGGCACATCGCTGTTAGTACTCTTTCTGCGTGAACTCGGCGCCGATGTGATGTTCTATGTCAACGACCGTTTCAAGGAAGGCTATGGCGTAGCGCGCTCGGGTATTGAGTATGCGCATCAGCATGGCATCAAGCTCATCATCTCTGTCGATTGTGGCATTACTGCCTTTGAGCCTGCAGCGTACTGTAAAAAACTTGGGATTGACTTTATCATTTGCGACCACCATGAATCGAGCAATGAACTCCCCGATGCGTTTGCAGTTCTTGATCCTAAGCGCCCAGGCTGTAACTACCCTTTCAAGGAGTTATCCGGATGCGGTGTTGCCTTCAAACTTGCTGAAGCGCTCTGCTATGTGCGTGGCCTAGACTTGAATTTAGCGCGAAACTATCTAGACCTGGTTGCACTCGCTATTGCTGCCGATATTGTCGATGCCGTTGGTGAAAATCGGGTGTTACTTGCGGCAGGGATTGAGCGCATACAGACAAATCCACGTCCCTCACTGCTTGCGCTGGCTAAATGTGCGGGCTTATCGCTTTCGAATTTTACAGCTTCTTCTGCGGTCTTTACGATTGCGCCCCGCATCAATGCGGCCGGTCGGCTCGATCATGCACGGCAAGTCATCGAACTGCTTACCACGCCGGATGGCGAACTTGCAGAGCAGCTTGCACTCTCACTTGACGACCTCAACACACAACG
It encodes:
- the recJ gene encoding single-stranded-DNA-specific exonuclease RecJ, which translates into the protein MKHFRWTLLEADQEKVSALMRAINVSEPIARALCHRGIFTYEQAHKFFCPSLEHLHSPFEMVEMQKAAQRLSDALDRAEKIMIYGDYDVDGTTGTSLLVLFLRELGADVMFYVNDRFKEGYGVARSGIEYAHQHGIKLIISVDCGITAFEPAAYCKKLGIDFIICDHHESSNELPDAFAVLDPKRPGCNYPFKELSGCGVAFKLAEALCYVRGLDLNLARNYLDLVALAIAADIVDAVGENRVLLAAGIERIQTNPRPSLLALAKCAGLSLSNFTASSAVFTIAPRINAAGRLDHARQVIELLTTPDGELAEQLALSLDDLNTQRRSLDQLITAEAIEEAARLLLTYPSSIVLYKPDWHLGVIGIVASRLVEHFYVPTIILTEVNGVLKGSARSVSGFNLYEAIAACKAHLIQFGGHAAAAGLSLSITSLENFRAAFDQVCAERLTFEQRIPEIRIDAELNLEQITPNFVKVLKRFEPCGPGNPHPIFLTRGLKQTSHARLLKDQHLKLSLATPQSRIYDAIGFNLYRYHDLVKDRSCTLDIVYSIEENTYNGNTSVQLRLRDLRASCS